The Juglans microcarpa x Juglans regia isolate MS1-56 chromosome 8D, Jm3101_v1.0, whole genome shotgun sequence genomic sequence AAGGCAGTTGAGATTGATTGGTCATACAAATATGATTAAATgttatacttttataaaatggaCCTTGTCTCATGGGCTGTGAAGTTAGTTTAAGAGTTATTTTTCTCAACACTTGCTTATTTTTTTGTCATGGGCTAATGAAGGTTTAACTGTGCAGATGTTGAAGGCCCAAGAGCCCGAGCCCCACTTAGCCTTTGAGCCTTGAGTCCATTGAAGCATTAAGCCCTTCAACCACTCAAACCCTTTACATTTCTCCTGCTAAGAAGCCGAGTTCTTCCAAAGGGTAGAATGGAGATAAAGAGAAGGTGACGGttaaaggagagagagggagaaatggTGAAGGAAAGTGAGGATAAAAGGGGTCGAGGCGCAAGGATGCGGGCATCAATTATTTGCTATTCTTGCAGTGTTTTCTAATTTACTTTTGCTTTCTATTACAAGTGTTGCTTTGTTAGGGTTTCTGTAAAGCTTTGGAATCATCTTTTACAGGATGATTCTAGGCTAATCTCTGCAACTAGGGTTGCAGGGAATGAggttttcttccttcttctgaGTATTATTGGTTGCTGTGATATTTAGCAAGACTCTATCTCTGTATTTTCATTCCTGATTCACTGTGGGTTTCTGAAGGATCTCTTGTTCTTGACCTGTTATAGACTCATGAAACATCAGGACTTTGAAATAATCAAGGATCCCTCAGCCCTAGGGTCTTAGAATGAAAAGGATGATTAAAATAGTGaaggatttatttttattggtgcTATAATATGAGATTGCATGTTTTTTCTGAGTTTATGTTGTAATATTATGACTGGTTTGATACAAGTTGATGCACCCCGTGACCAACATCTCGATGGTTTAGGAAACCCTAACCCTGTGTCCCTAGAGAAAATAGTTTAGAACCTTTGGGGAATCGAAAAAGTAATGGCAGGAGAGTATTCTAAACTAGTTTCTGttcatcaactcatttttcCAATAAATTAAAGAGTGCAAAAGCAGTTTTCATTTTAACTTGAATTCATGTTTTATTTCCTTTAGAGTAATTATAGTCCCTCATTCTTAATGTTTGAATACAAACTCATCCTACAAATTGTACAAATTCCAAGTACATAGTTCGTCCCATTCTCACAATAAGTAACCTTAAACCCATCCAACTACGAATGTCCATATGTTACCATCTTTTAGTGTTCTTTTTCATCTGAACCTTTTTGCTTGATTTATTGTGTTGACAAAGTTTTCCCTCTGGAGATGACCTTGGAAGCTCCCTGTGCTATTAAACCTATTTTGAAACTTGGAAGCAATATCTGGTGAGTACCAAGAAGCATACCTAGTTCAAGTGGTGTTAAAACCAACAGAAAAAAGTCGGTAAAAGGGATTCCAGTCGACGTGGAGTTCCCAGAAGTTTTCTCCAATGATCTTCTAGGGTTGGCACCTGTTTGGGAAATCAAGTTCTCAATCGACTTGGAATTGGGAGCAACTCCTGTACATAGAGCATCCTATTGAATGGTGCCATCTGAATTGAAGGAGTTGAAGATGCAACTGCAAGAGCTTATGGTGAAGGGGTTTATTAGACTAGGTTCATTACCATGGGAGCACCGATATTATTTAAGAAGGATGAGAGTCTAAGGATGTGCATAGATTACTAGGAACTTAATAAGGTGGAAATAAAGAATAAGTTCCCTTTGCCAAGGATCAACGACCTATTCGATCAACTACAACGAGTAGTAGTAGTTTAAAAAGTCGACCTTAGGTTAGGATACTACCAATTGAGAATCATGGAGAGAGATGTGCCCAAGACTGTATTCAGAACAAGATACAAACACGATGAGTTCAGGGTGGTACCTTTTGGATTGGCCAATGAACTCATGGAGTTCATGGATATTATGAATAGGATGTTTAGGCCCTTCTTGGATTCATTTGTGATGGTTCTTTTGGATGACATTCTAGTTTATTAGCAAGATCTGGAGGACCACATGGTCCACCTATGACTAGTACTAGGAAAATTGTGGGATGTATACAGACCACAAGATCTTGAAGCACCTCTTCACTATGAAGAATCTTAATATGAGGGAGAGCATGTAGTTGGAGATAATCAGAGACGACTAGTGCAAGAAAAAGTACCACCCTGGGAAGGCTAACCTGGTTGCCGATGCACTATGTCAGAAGCCTTAAATGGAGGATGTAGCTGAATCGTCAGAGGTGGATTCTCTCCTCTTTGGAATGAGTAGATTGTTGGTGGTGAGTTCACAATAGGAAGAGGTCATTGCCTCTAAGCAGGTAGCTAGAGTCATAGAATTCTaagagttgaaaactcaatAGAGAAGGGACATGAAACTGTTGGATATTCGAAGAAGGGTCAGGAAGTCGAAAAGGCCTATGCATTATAGTCTCAATAGGGATAGTACCCTATTGTACTAGAACTGAAGGGTGATCCTCTCGAATCTCGAGGTCAAGGAGAAGATACTTATAGCGTCCCATGCTGCACCATATTTGGTACATCCAGGAAGTACGAAGACGTGTTGGGATTTGAAGAAAGGCTTTTGATGGGAAGGAATGAAGAGTGATTTATCAATGTTTGTCGAAAGGTGCCCTACCTATCGACAAGTAAAAGTGAGACATCAAAGATCAACCAAAAACCTACAACCTCAATCGATCCTTGAATGAAAATGAGACGATATAGCCATAGACTTTGTAGTCGGCTTTCCAAGAACTCAAGCATAAATAATTCAATGTGGGTGATCATAGCTTGATTAACCAAGACAGCTCATTTTCTGCCAGTCACTAACATAGACACATTAGGAAAGTTGGCCCGGCTATATGTGAAGGAAATAGTCAGACTACAAATACACTAAGGCAGAATTCTTCAAGGGTAAAACACTTTCATTTTCGTTGCAATTCTATACAACCTCATAATGGATGCTTAAAACCAAAACATTGCAACATAGATTATAAAATCCTATGTTTAAAAAGCAtaataaaaaatccaacaaaaatccACTTCATAAAAACACAAATCTTTGTAACAAAAAGttctaaactttttaactaaaacatAACCTTGAATCTTATGGGTTTGCCTCTTTTAAAACATCTCTAAGAactccaaaatttaaaaaaatttcttccaaTATGTCCTTAACACACTCCTATGgactaacatgctttgaatcatcaagtaaaaatCACCAAAAGTCACAAAATTCATCTAAAAGTACTCAGCTTCAATACTTCACCAAAAACTCTTGATCCAAAACATACCATGACAAAAATCACCAAACTAacaacatcacatggtttagaAACATGTCCTAAAGTAAATCCAAGAATTAAACTCAAGATCAGATggccaaaattaaaccaaaacatggatcAAACCACAAACCTTAACTTTATGGCCTAACCGAATTTCCtcatgcataaaaattatatctttaaaaatcaacataaaaaatcttcaaactcACATGCTAACATGTATGTTAAAGAtctaggatcatcatataaaaatatcaaagtcattggagcATGATTTAACCACAAATGATCCTAACTTTTAcaaaacagaaactattttACTCCTTCCAATTTCTTATGTTAACTACACTCCACAAACATTTTGTACCAAGAACTTTCCAATAGCTtgaccaaaaactcaaaaaatgaccatgaaaattaatataaaagataCCTTTCAatggttaaaacaacttttcatCGATTAAATGACCATgaaaattaacataaaagatATACACAGAAACTAGACTAAAATTGGAACAACTTTTGTGAAGTAactttgagagaaaataaatacaaaggcttcaaaaatggCGAGCAAAAATAAGTACGAAAGCCGTCCGAGTGAACCTCTAGgtttctcttaagaaaaatgtgagaaagtgatgaaatgaaagggGACTGGACCGGTTGCCTTCTCACACATTTGAGGGATGATGAGAGCACTGTGAATGACACTTGAGTGATGGTGGTTTTGGCCAAAAGAAAGGGCAAAACTAGCCCATGGTATTGCTCTCTAGAGCTGCCGTGTGAATGGGTGGTGATGAGGTGGTCTTTGCCTTCACCGGACAATCTCCATAACGACATTCTCCAGGGTGATGCTTTCAACACTTCGGGCATTGTGGGTGGAAATACGACATCTATCTTCCTATCGCTATTCCCTTGCCTTTAGCCGGGCTGGAAAAGACTATTTCTTCTTGGCACTACCACTTGAAGCAAATGGCATGGTCCTCTTCCGCTCGAAATTGACCTGGATTGCTAGACCTCTCTGTTTAGCTTCTGCTATTGTAGCTACGTTCACCAACTCCTGGTACATCTCTATTTTATGACAAGCCACATGGCTACGGATCCTAGGCTGAAGTCCTGCTTGAAACTTATACACCTGCATCCTTTATGTAGAGATCAGGTGTGTTGTCAACCTGCCTAGTGCCATAAACTTGGCAGCATGCTGCTCCACTATTAAACTGCCTTGAGTTAAAGACGCGAACTCCTGCGCCTTCTATTGTTAGATAAAATCTGGGAAGAATTTGTTGTCAAACTCTTCCTTGAATCTCTCCCATGTTAGTGCAGTGAGGGTTCCTAGTTCCCTTATCAAAAGCTACCTTCGGGTATCCCACCATATTCTAGCTTCTCATTGGATTAGGTATCCAGTGTATAGTACCTTCTGGTATCCAATGCAATTGCATATCTCATTCGTCCGTTCGAGATCAATAATCCACTTCTCGGCTTTCAAAGGTCTTTCATTACTTGAAAAATTGGGTTAACGGTGGATCAGGAACTTCTCATATGAATAACCCCTAACTTCGGGTCTAGGTGCGTGCACTTGCTATAGTTATTGATGTCTACGCATGCCAGTCAGTAGACATACAACTTAAGCAAATCCTCCATCCATCAGGAGATTTTGATTCTCTTGATTGATGTCTCTCCACCAGGGTTCCGAGGTATCCTACCAAGAGTCATGTGTCACTTCCTAAAATACATGGGCACGTGTATCAAAACCACATACTAGCTCTTATACTTCAAGAAATTTAAGCCTAAGAAAGACTAAAATTTCAAGCCTAAGATTTGGTGCAATTATGAAGGACATGTGGATTTAACCTCGAGACGAATTGCTTTGATACTAccctgtgacgcccccagattctgcttgggatcggatAGACATCTAAAGCTtcgggacatgcaatacaaggttacatGCCCCCGTTCATGGTAGTTAAAGATGCAATGTGTTGGTAGCATACGAAATGGGTCACTTCTTGAGgcagaaaaggaaaggaaaacaagGATACATGTCCCTAAAGCTTGACATGAGCAAAGCATACGACATAGAAGAGTGGAGTTTTCTTGAAAAGGTGATGCTTAAGATGGGTTTTAATGACAAATGGGCGAAGTTGGTGATGCTATGTACTACCTTCGTCTCCTTTTTAGTCTTAGTAAATGGAGAACCCAAAGGCCCAATTTTCCCATCTCGAGGCCTATGACAAGGCGATCCTATCTCCCCTTACCTATTCTTGCTATGCACAGAGGGGTTGATTTCTCTCCTTAAGGAAGCTGTGAGATCAAAGCGAATCGAAGGGTTGTGTATTTGTAGAGGAGCTCCAAGACTAAACCACCTCCTTTTTGCAGACAATAATGTACTATTTTGTAAGGCAAATATGGTTACTAATGTACAGATCCAAATCCTGTTGGACGCCTATGAAAAGGCTTTAGGACAAAaagtaaacaaagataaaacttcCATGGTCTTTAGCAAGAATGTACTCTATGAACAACAACAAGAGATCCTTAATTTTTGGGGGGTAAATTAGCATCAACAGTATGAGAGGTACCTTGGCCTCCCTCCTGTGGTTggtagagaaaaaagaaagacatttttagACTTAAAACACAAGGTATGGACCAAACTCCAAGGGTGGAAAGAAAAGGTGTTGTCTCAAGGTGGCAAGGAAATCTTGATAAATCCAGTGACTTTGTCTATTCCCTCATACACTATGAGCTATTTTAAGCTCCCCTCTACACTATGCTCCGAACTTGAAAGTATGATGGCCAGCTTTTGGTGGGGtcaaaagaagaatgagaaaaaaattcgATGGATtagttggaagaaaatgtgtGAGACTGAAGGTAATGGTGGGGTGGGTTTCAAGAATTTACAGATCTTTAATATGGCCCTCATTGAGAAGCAAGGTTGGAGAATCATGTCTAAACAATAGTCTTTACTACATCAGATGTTTAAGGCCAAATATTTCCCAAAGCTTAGGTTCCAAGAAGCAAGACTAGGAGCAAATCCCTCCCATGTTTGGAGAGGAATTTGGGAGGCAAAAGAAAACCTGATGAAAGGTTATGGATGGAGAGTAGGTGATGAGAAATCTATCAATGTGTGGTCAGACTACTAGCTTCCACATCACAAGCTCCTTCCTCAACCTGCCAGCTTTGAAGTGATCCACCAGAATGATACAGTCGACACTTTAATTGACAGAGATACCAAGTGGTGGGATGTAACAAAGATCGAAAGTCATATTCTAGCACCTCATGCAGCAGACATTTTCAAGATTATCTTAAGTTCAGACCCTTGTGCAGACTGTTTAATCTGGGAGCATGAAAAAAATGGGGAATACAGTGTAAAAAGTGGTTATAGATTCTTCTCATCACTTGGGAAAAGTGACCATAGGGAAGAAAGCTCAGATGCTCAAATCCAGAGAAACTTTTGGCAAAAACTATGGAAAATGAATGTGCCAAACAGAGTGAGGATATTTGGCTGGAGGGCATGTAGAAAATGTTTACCCACCTTGTTGAATCTATAGTCTCGAAAAGTGCTTGAAGAACCTACTTGTAGTTGGTGCAAGGAAGTTGAAGAGGACACTACTCATGCTCTTTTAAGTTGCCCAACAGTTAGAGTAGTGTGGTCCACTCTATTCCCTCACCTGTTAGCAGAGGCTATGAATACTAGCTGGTTTAACTTTGCAATGAATGTGTAGCAAAGAGGCATCAATGTAGAATTAGAGAAGGTGTTCTTGGAATGTGGCACAGGAGGAACTAGATGATCCATGAAGACATGGTCATACCTACTCTACAAGCTACAGAAAATGCCATGTCCACCCACAAGGCTCACTTGCAGGTTCTTGCTCCTCAAGGACCTAGGAGAGCTTGTCGATGGGTGCCTCCTGAACATGGAATTCTAAAGCTAAATGTGGACGGGGCTGTGTTTGCAAACCAGAGGAGTGCAGGAGTGGGTCTTATTCTCAGAAATGCAAAGGCTAAAATCATCTTCTTGGCtagtaaaaaggaaaacaaagtaAATGACCCAATTGAAATAGAGATGCTAGCAATTTTGAGAGGTCTCCAGTTTTGCTTTCCCCTTGGAATTTCACACTTGGTTATTGAAAGTGACTCCTTTCTTATGATGAATGAAGTGGAAAGTGAAAATACATCAAGATCTCTCCACGACAATCTGGTGCAGCAGATTAAACAACTAATGTTGAGATTTCCTATTTGCTCTATTCAACACAATAGCCATTTAGGCAATGGTGTAGCTCATGGGTTGGCTAAATTTGCATGGAATATAGATGATTTGATAACTTGGTGGGGCTCTTATCCCAAACGTATTGCCCAAGTTATTTGGTCAGATTCTATGTTGTAATCATTTCTTATTAATGAAAGAagctactaaaaaaaaaaaaaaggagatgcaatgcacctagcatgcatctaacagtatgcaatattcacagcagataactttttttttagcaatactatgcgccaaactaataatatcccaaatacttgaAACATAATCCATAAACATTGAAATGATAGACACCCATGAGTACAACATAAGTCTCAAAATAACTGCAATCTCAAATGTATGGGAGACAGAACTCCATAGATACAGTAAGCAAAATAAACTACTGGGCTAGTCCTTCGATCAACTCGCATAACTCGACTAGGGTCTCCATAATGCTATTTATAAATGTAATCATGGAGGCTACGAGCTCAGCATCACATCGGCGCTCCCTAATCGACCTCCTTTAATCGGCCAGGTTTCGCTCCATCTCTTGATCCTGGCACATTGCTTATCATTCGGGAGTAATGGTAGTTAgcactaccacggtgagatttgagtACAAATTTGAGctagttaacaggaaacttaaCATATAGTttacaaatgcatgcatggcagtaaatgcatgaatggataatcatacataaataaatatggtatgacttgacatttaacatggcatgaactgacatgacttgaacttgaaacttgacatgacatgaactaaaCGTGAATTGAAATTGAAACTGAAACATGAGCTGAAACATGAACTGAACGTGAATTGAAACATGaacttgacttgacatgaacagAACTGATCGTTAAATAACATGAGTGTGAACGTGATATGCATGAACTTGAAAACTTGTTCAATAAGTAAAGCATGATTAATAAACGTGAACATGTGAGTGCTACACGGTTTCCCTTGATCTGCGTGTCTCTACTgattactgcatcacaacaTAGGTATCTATATCAGCTATGAGTGCTTTAACATATGTGCCCGTTCACAGGTATCTACACCTGCTATGGAGCATGTAATGTACGTATCCTGTGTTAGGTATCTACACCAACACGAGtacgtataacatgaaattgaaatgtgggtGGCACCATCGACATTAGTGCCTGACTTTGCTCTGATGACCAGTTAGTTAGGCCCAATTCAAAGCTTGTTGATCATTACCTCATCAATCTAGGGAATTTCACATTAGTTTAGACACTCAagtgtgaacaaaagagttcactaggatattatccCAACCTAGCGCTCAGAGTTGTGATAAACGTGAACAAACTTGACTTGACTTGAAAACTGTTCTTGAGACATGATGTGGCATGAAATGAAATAACAGATGTCTTGACGTAATGTAATGTGACATGTACGTGAGATGAATGACTTGACGTAACATGTAGCAGACAATAGTACGTAACATGGtataacatataacataaaaatattatgtgatatGGCATAACGTGTAATAGATAACAATACATGACATATAACAGATAACATTATGTGACAGAATATATAGTGTAAAAgacaaatatttcatgacaaaaTAATTAGTTGACGGATACATATGTCGTGACAGAATATAACATGCGTAATAGTCATACATATAGTTACATAACGTAGCATGACATATAGGATAACATAAGTATATAAACTGCATTGTAATTTGGCAGTAAGTTAGAAGTTAATTTACATTGATTGTTGTGTTTACGGAGAAAGCACAAAatacgagaaactgtaagtaaGGATTTCTACATATTAGAAGTTCATCActaataaattagaaacatAGAAAATACTATCCtagaataaaattaccattttaccctctacatgtagaaaatgaccattttatccctaacttaaGTATTTTGCACCTTAgctccaaaactcaccaaaatttacattcctcatgtaaatctcatcctaaatctaaatatataattagaataatttataaaaaatcacaaCCGTGACAAATACACTAAGGCCGAAACCTTCAACGGCAAAACAATTTGATTTTCTGTGCAAGTCtatccaacctcataacttatGCTTAAAACCAAGACATTGCAACATAGATGATCACATCCGTTgtttaaaaatcataataaaacATTCAACACAAATCCACTTCATAAAAACACAAATCTTTGTAAAACCTTGAGATTAAAGGGTTAACTAAAACATAGCCCTTGAATCTAAAGGTTTTGCCTCtttctaaaacatctataaggACTCCGAAAGTTCAAAACATTTCTTTCAATATGTCATAAACACACTCCTAAGGACTAACATGCTTTGATTTATCAAGTAAAAGTCACCAAAAGTCACAAAATTCATCTAGAAGTACTTGGCTTCAAGACTTATccaaaaatagattttctcaaagtttggttttgatcaacCCACTTGATATGAAACATACCATGACAGAAAGCACAAACCAACAAcgtcacatggtttaaaaacatgTCCTAAAGTAAatccaagcattaaactcaagatcacatggccAAACGTAAactaaaacatggatctaaccacAATCCTCAACTTTATGGACTAATCGAGTGTCctcatgcataaaaatcatatctttaaaaatcaacacaaacaatcttcaaactaacatcctaaaatatatattaaagaccTAGGAGCGTCATatgaaaatatcaaagccattggagcaTGATTGAACCACAAAGATCCAAGCATTCACAAAACATAAATTGTTTTACTCCTTCCAGTTTCTATCTTTTTATATCTTAGAAacatttcatcaaaagcttcTAAAATGAAACTACTCCTCATAAAAacttcatataaacatgttacactctataaaaatttcataccAAGAACCTTCCAATAGATTggtcaaaaactctaaaatatcaaGCATTGTACAGTTTATAGACCAGAACGACCGTTTCATGGTTAAAACATCTTTTTACTAATCAAATGACCATAAAAATGAACATCAAAGACACTGAAAGAAGCTAGATTCAAATTGAAAGAACTTTAGTGAAGGGAATGTCATGAGAAAATAGT encodes the following:
- the LOC121242229 gene encoding uncharacterized protein LOC121242229; the protein is MVIPTLQATENAMSTHKAHLQVLAPQGPRRACRWVPPEHGILKLNVDGAVFANQRSAGVGLILRNAKAKIIFLASKKENKVNDPIEIEMLAILRGLQFCFPLGISHLVIESDSFLMMNEVESENTSRSLHDNLVQQIKQLMLRFPICSIQHNSHLGNGVAHGLAKFAWNIDDLITWWGSYPKRIAQVIWSDSML